The following are encoded in a window of Flavobacterium psychrotrophum genomic DNA:
- a CDS encoding polysaccharide deacetylase family protein produces MARLLSCFKFTVWCLLLLSTLITTAQSSISNYKPYFATAKYNGAEIIILRKFEQGGKASYLYTNPATLITGTVIAKEIHAAQTSLAQLTALFKGAPYFRALAASEAQSFTLQDAGLIHGYPKEQGITLTIDLCPSHKPLDRIIFTSLISAFAKTETHVPVALSITGRFMLTHADDIQWLKNLEKQNKIDITWINHTYNHHYNPKAPLPDNFLLEPGTDVDFEILGTEIALLQHGLIPSVFFRFPGLVSDNAVVQKVTAYGLIPIGSDAWLAKGQQANSGSIVLIHGNGNEPVGVNDFIKLLQSEKEKVLNKEWLLYDLRESVENEFKQ; encoded by the coding sequence ATGGCGCGCTTATTATCCTGCTTTAAATTTACGGTATGGTGTTTACTCCTGCTGAGCACTCTTATTACTACGGCACAAAGCAGCATTAGTAATTACAAACCTTATTTTGCCACGGCAAAGTATAATGGGGCGGAAATTATTATTCTCCGGAAATTTGAACAGGGCGGCAAGGCCAGCTATCTATATACGAATCCGGCCACGCTTATTACCGGTACAGTCATAGCAAAAGAGATACATGCCGCGCAAACTTCGTTAGCGCAGTTAACCGCTTTATTTAAAGGAGCACCTTATTTCAGGGCATTAGCCGCATCAGAAGCCCAGTCGTTTACTTTACAGGATGCCGGCCTTATACACGGTTACCCAAAAGAGCAGGGCATTACACTTACCATAGACCTATGCCCATCGCACAAGCCGCTGGACCGCATAATTTTCACCTCGCTTATTTCGGCATTTGCAAAAACTGAAACACATGTACCTGTAGCACTCTCTATCACGGGAAGGTTTATGCTTACCCATGCTGACGATATACAATGGCTTAAAAACCTTGAAAAACAAAACAAAATTGACATTACCTGGATAAACCATACCTACAACCACCATTACAACCCAAAAGCACCACTTCCCGACAATTTCTTACTGGAACCGGGCACTGATGTTGACTTCGAGATTTTAGGTACCGAGATAGCACTCCTGCAACACGGATTGATACCGTCTGTATTTTTCCGTTTCCCCGGACTGGTATCAGATAATGCCGTAGTACAAAAAGTAACCGCTTACGGACTTATACCCATAGGCAGTGATGCCTGGCTGGCTAAAGGGCAGCAGGCAAACTCAGGCAGTATAGTACTCATACACGGCAATGGCAATGAACCTGTAGGGGTTAACGATTTTATCAAACTATTACAGTCTGAAAAAGAAAAGGTACTAAACAAAGAATGGCTACTCTATGACCTACGCGAAAGTGTAGAAAATGAGTTTAAGCAGTAA
- a CDS encoding murein L,D-transpeptidase catalytic domain family protein — protein sequence MVYNFFTSVLFLFFSYTNAPKTNTAISAPVEKTAVTETESLYNALSAHNAVMPTMQCFEKAVKGYNLLKTQGKIQRHLLTVIDFSRSSNTKRLWIIDMDMQSVVYNTLVAHGRNSGDEFAQSFSNTNSSNMSSLGFYATGELYNGKHGQSLKLDGLENGLNSNARSRGVVMHAADYVSETFIKLHHRLGRSQGCPALPSAITKEVINLIKGKSCLFIYHPEYNRESKILS from the coding sequence ATGGTATACAATTTTTTTACGTCGGTTTTATTTTTGTTCTTTTCTTACACCAATGCACCAAAAACAAACACAGCAATTTCAGCTCCTGTTGAGAAAACTGCGGTTACCGAAACAGAATCGTTGTACAATGCGCTAAGTGCCCACAATGCAGTTATGCCTACAATGCAGTGCTTTGAAAAAGCCGTTAAAGGGTATAATCTTTTAAAAACACAGGGCAAGATACAAAGACACCTGCTTACCGTTATCGATTTTAGTAGGTCATCAAACACTAAAAGGTTATGGATTATTGATATGGATATGCAAAGTGTGGTTTACAACACGCTTGTAGCCCACGGACGTAATAGTGGCGATGAGTTTGCACAAAGCTTTAGCAATACTAACAGCTCTAATATGAGTAGTCTTGGTTTTTATGCTACCGGCGAACTTTATAATGGCAAGCACGGACAAAGCCTTAAGCTGGATGGTTTAGAAAATGGACTTAACAGCAATGCACGCAGCAGGGGAGTGGTAATGCACGCTGCTGATTATGTAAGTGAGACATTTATAAAACTACACCACAGGCTGGGCCGCAGCCAGGGATGCCCTGCACTGCCAAGCGCTATTACTAAAGAAGTTATCAACCTGATAAAAGGCAAATCATGCCTGTTTATCTACCACCCGGAATATAACCGCGAATCAAAGATCCTGTCTTAA
- a CDS encoding peptidase domain-containing ABC transporter, protein MTPLKRYYNLLKLDKKDVYQIIFYAAFAGLISLSLPLGIQAIINFIQGGQISVSWIVLIIMVTIGVAFVGILSLMQLRITENLQQKIFVRSSFEFAYRMPKISFKGMHNHYAPELANRFFDTLTIQKGTSKLLLDFSTALLQIILGIILLSLYHTVFIIFGLLLLGLLYAILKLSYNEGVETSMKESKYKYKQAYWLQEIARNRNSFKRKDGMEYALDKNDHLVGDYVGFREKHFSVIKRQFTQLIVFKVLITAGLLSVGGYLVLSQQMNIGQFVAAEIIILLVLNSVEKTITGLETLYDVLTAVEKIGQVSDLEIDEQKSLQPIDSTHGVILETEEVTFRYPDAEKDALRNVSVKINPGEKVFVSGRNGSGKTSLLRILSGYMHPTSGIFYVNENNYNKTDSDQYRSLAGIVLQGETPFHGSLYENIKFKDASITDADVRWAIDKMGLSGFVKDLPKGLDTSVNPDGRQLTASVCRKILLARAIAGRPKVLFLEDPTESMDNESAREIIDFLFDPKHNWTVIVSSVNDYWKQRCDRLIEMEKGTIVTDTKI, encoded by the coding sequence ATGACTCCCCTAAAAAGATATTATAACCTCCTGAAGCTGGACAAGAAAGATGTTTACCAAATTATATTTTACGCGGCCTTTGCAGGGCTTATAAGCCTTTCGCTTCCACTGGGCATACAAGCCATAATCAACTTTATACAAGGCGGGCAAATCAGCGTAAGCTGGATCGTGCTTATTATAATGGTTACAATAGGCGTAGCATTTGTAGGTATACTATCACTCATGCAGCTGCGAATAACCGAGAACCTTCAGCAAAAAATATTTGTACGCTCCTCTTTTGAATTTGCATACCGCATGCCTAAGATAAGCTTTAAGGGCATGCATAACCATTATGCCCCCGAACTGGCTAACCGTTTTTTTGACACACTTACCATACAAAAAGGCACATCAAAACTATTGCTTGATTTTTCGACAGCCTTATTGCAAATCATACTGGGCATTATATTACTGTCATTATACCATACGGTATTTATCATTTTCGGCCTACTTCTTTTAGGATTGTTGTATGCCATATTAAAGCTTTCTTATAATGAGGGTGTAGAAACCAGCATGAAAGAATCTAAATACAAATACAAGCAGGCATATTGGCTACAGGAAATAGCCCGTAACCGCAACAGCTTTAAACGAAAAGACGGCATGGAGTATGCCCTTGACAAAAATGACCACCTGGTGGGCGATTATGTAGGCTTTAGAGAGAAACACTTTAGCGTTATAAAAAGACAGTTTACCCAACTTATTGTATTCAAAGTACTAATTACAGCAGGGTTATTATCGGTAGGTGGTTACCTGGTACTAAGTCAGCAAATGAACATTGGGCAGTTTGTAGCCGCAGAGATCATCATTCTATTGGTTTTAAACTCAGTAGAAAAAACCATTACCGGCCTTGAAACACTGTATGACGTACTTACTGCTGTAGAAAAAATAGGCCAGGTAAGCGACCTTGAAATTGATGAGCAAAAAAGCCTGCAACCTATAGACAGCACGCATGGCGTAATACTGGAAACAGAAGAGGTTACTTTTAGATATCCTGATGCAGAGAAAGATGCTCTCCGAAACGTTAGCGTAAAAATAAATCCGGGCGAAAAAGTATTTGTAAGCGGACGCAACGGATCCGGCAAAACATCGTTACTACGCATACTTAGTGGCTACATGCACCCTACTTCGGGTATTTTCTATGTTAACGAAAACAATTACAACAAGACCGATAGCGACCAGTACCGCTCATTAGCCGGTATAGTGCTTCAGGGCGAAACGCCTTTTCACGGTTCGCTTTACGAAAACATCAAATTTAAAGATGCTTCGATTACCGATGCCGATGTAAGATGGGCCATTGATAAGATGGGGCTTTCCGGTTTTGTAAAAGATCTTCCTAAGGGGCTTGACACATCAGTTAATCCTGATGGCAGGCAGCTTACCGCATCAGTATGCCGAAAAATATTACTTGCCCGCGCCATAGCAGGCAGGCCGAAGGTATTGTTCCTGGAAGACCCTACCGAAAGCATGGATAACGAAAGTGCCCGCGAGATAATCGACTTTTTATTTGATCCAAAACATAACTGGACTGTAATAGTATCCTCTGTTAACGACTACTGGAAACAACGCTGCGACAGGTTGATTGAAATGGAAAAAGGAACTATTGTAACCGATACAAAAATATAA
- a CDS encoding M16 family metallopeptidase has product MKKSIMALGSLLVLGAAAHAQKVEFEEYNLDNGLHVILQQDKSAPVTVTSVMYHVGSKDEQTDRTGFAHFFEHLLFEGTDNIKRGEWFKIVTANGGNNNANTTDDRTYYYEVFPSNNVELGLWMEAERMWHPVINQIGVDTQNEVVKEEKRMRYDNSPYGQLMQEIKKGLFKTHPYRWTTIGSMDHLDAATLAEFQAFNKKFYVPNNAVLTVAGDFDKAQVKKWVEQYYGHIPKGAAVTRTKIEEAPITQTIHATFEDPNIQLPMIVAAYRTPAMSTRDARVLDLISSVLSGGKSSRMYKKIVDEDKKAMQIGAGSYSEEDYGTYFVYGIPMPGHTPQEILADADAEVVKIQTELISEREFQKLKNEVENQYVNSNASVEGVASNLSTFYLLYGDTNLINTEVEIYRTITREEIRDVAKKYLNPNQRLILDYVPAKDKAQN; this is encoded by the coding sequence ATGAAAAAATCCATAATGGCTTTAGGTTCGCTTTTAGTGCTGGGGGCTGCGGCTCACGCACAAAAGGTGGAGTTTGAAGAGTACAACTTAGACAATGGGCTTCATGTTATCCTGCAACAGGATAAGAGCGCCCCGGTTACCGTTACATCTGTAATGTACCACGTGGGCTCTAAAGATGAACAAACAGACCGTACCGGTTTCGCACACTTTTTTGAACACCTTTTATTTGAAGGTACTGATAACATTAAAAGAGGCGAATGGTTTAAAATTGTAACTGCTAATGGTGGTAACAATAATGCCAACACTACAGATGACCGTACTTACTATTATGAGGTTTTTCCTTCTAACAACGTAGAACTTGGTCTTTGGATGGAAGCTGAGCGTATGTGGCACCCGGTTATTAACCAGATAGGTGTAGATACACAAAATGAGGTTGTAAAAGAGGAGAAAAGGATGCGTTATGACAACAGTCCTTATGGTCAGCTTATGCAGGAAATTAAAAAAGGCCTGTTTAAAACACACCCATACCGCTGGACAACTATCGGATCTATGGATCACCTGGATGCTGCTACCCTTGCAGAGTTCCAGGCATTCAACAAAAAATTCTATGTGCCTAACAATGCAGTGCTAACTGTAGCCGGAGACTTTGATAAGGCTCAGGTTAAAAAATGGGTAGAACAGTATTATGGCCACATACCTAAAGGTGCTGCTGTAACTCGTACTAAAATAGAGGAGGCTCCTATAACGCAAACAATACACGCTACGTTTGAGGATCCAAACATTCAGTTACCAATGATCGTTGCTGCTTACCGCACACCGGCCATGAGTACAAGAGATGCCCGCGTTCTTGATCTTATTTCATCAGTACTTAGCGGTGGTAAGAGTTCAAGGATGTACAAGAAAATTGTAGACGAAGACAAAAAAGCAATGCAGATAGGTGCAGGCAGCTACAGCGAAGAAGACTACGGTACTTACTTTGTTTATGGTATACCAATGCCGGGCCACACGCCTCAGGAAATCCTTGCTGATGCGGATGCTGAAGTTGTAAAAATACAAACAGAGCTTATTTCTGAAAGGGAATTCCAAAAGCTTAAAAACGAGGTAGAAAACCAGTATGTAAACAGCAACGCCAGCGTAGAAGGTGTAGCTAGTAACCTGTCTACATTCTACCTTTTATATGGTGATACTAACCTTATTAATACTGAGGTAGAAATTTACCGCACTATTACAAGAGAAGAGATAAGGGATGTGGCTAAGAAATATCTTAACCCTAACCAGCGACTTATTTTAGATTATGTACCTGCTAAAGACAAAGCACAAAACTAA
- the rpmA gene encoding 50S ribosomal protein L27, producing the protein MAHKKGVGSSKNGRESESKRLGVKIFGGQAAGAGNIIIRQRGSKHNPGENVYMGKDHTLHAKVDGVVKFQKKRDNKSYVSIVPFEA; encoded by the coding sequence ATGGCTCACAAGAAAGGTGTCGGTAGTTCTAAGAACGGTAGGGAATCAGAATCGAAACGTCTAGGTGTTAAGATTTTTGGCGGCCAGGCCGCTGGTGCTGGTAATATCATTATCAGACAGAGAGGTTCTAAGCACAATCCGGGTGAAAATGTTTACATGGGTAAAGACCATACTTTACATGCTAAAGTTGATGGTGTTGTTAAATTCCAAAAGAAGAGAGACAACAAATCTTATGTATCTATAGTTCCGTTTGAAGCTTAA
- a CDS encoding GNAT family N-acetyltransferase, whose product MYTLKQITSQDTFAVRQPVLRPEKPVESCVFDGDDLPTTIHFGIFEGSTLAGIISVFKADHDFFTENTQYQIRGMAVLDNFQKRGLGDKLVRHAEKHISSLKGERIWFNAREAAVGFYERMGYAIIGDAFPIGDIGSHYVMHKKIADS is encoded by the coding sequence ATGTATACACTAAAACAAATTACATCTCAGGACACATTTGCCGTGAGGCAACCTGTACTTCGCCCCGAAAAACCTGTCGAATCCTGCGTTTTTGATGGCGATGACCTGCCCACCACCATACACTTTGGTATTTTTGAAGGCAGCACCCTTGCCGGCATCATTTCTGTTTTTAAGGCCGATCACGATTTCTTTACCGAAAATACCCAATACCAGATTCGCGGTATGGCGGTGTTAGACAATTTTCAGAAACGCGGACTGGGCGACAAATTAGTGCGTCATGCCGAGAAACACATTAGCAGCCTAAAAGGCGAAAGGATATGGTTTAATGCCCGCGAAGCAGCTGTAGGTTTTTATGAACGAATGGGGTATGCCATTATTGGCGATGCTTTCCCGATAGGAGATATTGGCTCACATTATGTAATGCATAAAAAAATAGCTGACAGTTAA
- the rplU gene encoding 50S ribosomal protein L21, producing the protein MYAIVEIAGQQFKVSKDQKVFVHRLEGKEGDAVNFAKVLLLDDNGSITLGAPAIEGASVEAKVLQHLKGDKVIVFKKKRRKGYKVKNGHRQSLTQIQITGITGAGKKKATKKEAAASAE; encoded by the coding sequence ATGTACGCAATCGTAGAGATAGCAGGGCAACAATTTAAAGTTAGCAAAGACCAAAAGGTATTTGTTCACCGTTTAGAAGGTAAAGAAGGAGATGCGGTTAATTTCGCAAAAGTTCTTTTACTTGATGATAACGGTAGCATTACTCTAGGCGCCCCGGCTATAGAAGGTGCTTCAGTAGAAGCCAAAGTTCTTCAACACCTAAAAGGAGACAAGGTAATTGTTTTCAAAAAGAAAAGAAGAAAAGGTTACAAAGTAAAGAATGGCCACCGCCAGTCGCTTACTCAAATTCAGATTACAGGCATTACAGGTGCAGGTAAAAAGAAAGCAACCAAAAAAGAAGCAGCTGCTAGCGCAGAATAA
- a CDS encoding L,D-transpeptidase family protein, with protein sequence MQKAAYIVSLLLLLTLPSCRNTAGSNLKTAESQAKTAHLKDSSLCFTQDILKATSAEVRDFYHDHGNVTVWTTKADRIALQETIAGAEADGLLSKEYNLNFLKEFEALNTITEDEALRYDLMMTEAFRNLATHLFKGRLKPSGVYSDWALSSKPFEADKLLSDALKNHDIADAINRCRPRHEIYSSLRHSLAVLNSLADDSTLPKIIIEKSLTFKDSSATVAAIKQRLAYWGDLKADTITTIYDEATVIAVKNFQERHGLHADGTVGKQVANLLNISRNERREQVIANLERWRWFPYDFGERALLINIPTYRLAVLENGKDTVQTYKVVVGKPERKSPILDSKITNLVINPTWTVPPTIIKEDLTPAATKDRTYFASHNMKIYRGDDEIQPEQWKPEEFDKYKYVQGPGNHNSLGRIKFNFYNTFSVYLHDTNHRELFSKGYRALSSGCVRVQDPFKLASYLLEKDNPDWNDKKIQEITDAEATKNVYIQKSIRVHQLYWTAWMDKGGLQFRDDIYSLDKILYNKLRQDL encoded by the coding sequence ATGCAAAAGGCTGCTTACATAGTATCGCTACTGTTGTTACTTACACTACCCTCTTGCCGCAATACCGCCGGGAGCAACCTAAAAACGGCCGAAAGCCAGGCAAAAACAGCACATCTCAAAGATTCTTCTCTTTGCTTTACGCAGGATATCTTAAAAGCCACATCAGCCGAGGTGCGCGACTTTTATCACGATCACGGCAATGTAACCGTGTGGACAACCAAGGCAGACCGCATTGCGCTACAGGAAACCATAGCGGGCGCAGAAGCCGACGGCCTGTTATCAAAAGAGTACAACCTTAACTTTTTAAAAGAGTTTGAAGCGCTTAACACCATAACCGAGGATGAAGCCCTGCGGTATGACCTGATGATGACAGAAGCATTTCGTAACCTGGCTACACACCTGTTTAAAGGACGCCTTAAACCATCGGGCGTGTATAGCGACTGGGCACTAAGCAGTAAACCTTTTGAAGCAGATAAACTTTTAAGTGATGCCTTAAAAAATCATGATATAGCTGATGCCATAAACCGTTGCCGTCCGCGCCATGAAATTTACAGCAGCCTGCGCCACAGCCTGGCTGTACTAAACAGCCTTGCTGACGACAGCACCTTACCCAAAATAATCATTGAAAAAAGCCTGACGTTTAAAGATTCGTCTGCCACGGTAGCCGCCATTAAGCAACGTCTTGCCTACTGGGGCGACCTTAAAGCTGATACCATTACCACTATTTATGATGAAGCAACAGTAATAGCTGTTAAAAACTTTCAGGAGCGCCACGGCCTGCATGCTGATGGTACCGTAGGCAAACAGGTAGCTAATCTTTTAAACATAAGCCGTAACGAACGCCGTGAGCAGGTAATTGCAAACCTCGAAAGATGGAGGTGGTTTCCGTATGACTTTGGCGAGAGGGCATTGCTGATAAACATTCCCACCTACCGTTTGGCGGTATTAGAAAACGGGAAAGATACTGTACAGACCTACAAAGTGGTTGTGGGTAAACCTGAACGCAAAAGCCCAATACTTGATTCGAAAATTACTAACCTGGTAATTAACCCTACCTGGACGGTGCCTCCTACCATTATTAAAGAAGACCTTACACCGGCAGCCACAAAAGACCGCACTTATTTTGCCAGCCACAACATGAAGATTTATCGTGGCGATGATGAAATACAACCTGAACAATGGAAACCCGAAGAGTTTGACAAATATAAATATGTACAGGGGCCGGGCAATCACAACTCTTTAGGCAGGATAAAGTTCAACTTTTACAATACCTTTAGTGTATACCTGCACGACACTAACCACCGCGAACTTTTTAGCAAAGGTTACCGCGCACTAAGCAGCGGGTGTGTAAGGGTACAAGATCCGTTTAAGCTCGCATCGTATCTTTTAGAAAAAGACAACCCAGACTGGAACGATAAAAAAATACAGGAAATCACAGATGCCGAAGCAACTAAAAACGTGTATATACAAAAATCCATCCGGGTGCACCAGCTTTACTGGACGGCCTGGATGGACAAAGGCGGGCTGCAGTTTCGTGATGATATTTACAGCCTCGATAAAATATTGTATAATAAATTAAGACAGGATCTTTGA
- the gpmI gene encoding 2,3-bisphosphoglycerate-independent phosphoglycerate mutase produces the protein MNKKVILMILDGWGKSPDPKVSAVDNANIPFINSLYQNYPNASLRTDGLNVGLPEGQMGNSEVGHMNLGAGRIVYQDLVRINLAVEDKSIEKEQALVDAFAYAKQNNKKVHLLGLLSDGGVHSHINHLKGLVSATKDAGLENVFIHAFTDGRDVDPKSGINFVSDLELFLKDTPAKLASIIGRYYAMDRDKRWERVKLAYDLLVNGHGTITTNAVESIQKSYAENVTDEFIQPLALSADGTTPLAVIEPDDVVIFFNFRTDRGRELTEVLSQFDIHEQNMHKLKLYFVTLTNYDDTFKDIHVVYDKDNLTETLGEVVSKAGKKQIRIAETEKYPHVTFFFSGGREEPFEGEKRLLCPSPKVATYDLQPEMSAFDLKDALVPELKKGEVDFVCLNFANGDMVGHTGVFDAAVKACEAVDACAKEVIETALENGYTTIVIADHGNCETMINPDGSPNTAHTTNPVPIIVVDKDIKAVNDGVLGDIAPTILKMMGIAQPEAMTRHSLI, from the coding sequence ATGAACAAAAAAGTTATCCTTATGATACTTGATGGCTGGGGAAAATCACCAGATCCTAAAGTATCGGCAGTAGACAATGCCAATATCCCATTCATCAACAGCCTGTACCAAAACTACCCTAACGCATCATTGCGCACAGACGGCCTTAATGTAGGACTGCCTGAAGGGCAAATGGGCAACAGCGAGGTAGGACACATGAACCTGGGTGCCGGCCGCATTGTATATCAGGATCTTGTACGCATTAACCTTGCAGTAGAAGACAAATCTATCGAAAAAGAGCAGGCGCTTGTAGATGCATTTGCTTACGCGAAACAAAACAATAAAAAAGTACACCTTTTAGGACTGCTTTCAGATGGCGGTGTACACTCACACATTAACCACCTTAAAGGTCTGGTTAGCGCTACTAAAGATGCCGGGCTTGAAAACGTGTTTATACACGCCTTTACAGACGGGCGCGACGTAGACCCAAAATCGGGCATTAACTTTGTGTCTGACCTTGAACTGTTCCTTAAAGACACTCCCGCAAAACTGGCAAGTATTATAGGCCGTTATTATGCCATGGACCGCGATAAGCGCTGGGAGCGTGTAAAACTGGCGTATGACCTTTTAGTAAACGGTCATGGCACCATTACTACAAACGCTGTAGAAAGTATCCAGAAAAGTTATGCTGAAAATGTTACCGACGAATTTATACAGCCGCTTGCATTAAGCGCAGATGGCACTACACCACTAGCGGTTATAGAACCGGATGACGTAGTTATCTTCTTTAACTTCCGTACAGACCGTGGCAGGGAACTTACAGAGGTGCTGAGCCAGTTTGACATTCATGAGCAAAACATGCACAAGCTAAAGCTGTACTTTGTTACCCTTACTAACTATGATGATACTTTTAAAGACATCCATGTAGTATATGATAAGGACAACCTGACCGAAACACTTGGCGAGGTAGTAAGCAAGGCAGGTAAAAAGCAGATACGCATTGCTGAGACAGAAAAATACCCACACGTAACGTTCTTCTTTTCAGGAGGCCGTGAAGAACCTTTTGAAGGTGAGAAGCGTTTACTTTGCCCATCGCCAAAGGTGGCAACATACGACCTTCAGCCTGAAATGAGCGCTTTTGACCTTAAAGATGCTTTAGTGCCAGAACTTAAAAAAGGCGAGGTAGACTTTGTATGCCTTAACTTTGCCAATGGCGACATGGTAGGCCACACCGGTGTGTTTGATGCAGCTGTTAAGGCTTGCGAAGCGGTAGATGCCTGCGCTAAAGAAGTAATAGAAACAGCCCTTGAAAACGGCTATACCACTATAGTGATTGCTGACCACGGTAACTGCGAAACCATGATAAACCCAGATGGCAGCCCTAACACAGCACACACCACTAACCCGGTGCCTATTATTGTGGTAGATAAAGACATTAAGGCAGTCAACGATGGCGTACTGGGCGACATTGCCCCTACTATCCTTAAGATGATGGGTATTGCACAGCCGGAAGCCATGACAAGGCATTCGCTGATATAA
- a CDS encoding TetR/AcrR family transcriptional regulator, whose protein sequence is MQQSILLIDEIGFEAFTFKKLGERIGSNESSVYRYFESKHKLLLYLSSWYWSWIEYRLVFGIANLVVPEDRLARAITIITEETIDQSDTEHINEAILKQIIIGNFTKTFLTKEVDEENRSGFFQIYIRIIQRVAAIVKEVNPEYPYAESLVSTIIEGALHQHFLKDHICSITNCNEKVTATDFYLNLINTVLNPIQL, encoded by the coding sequence TTGCAGCAAAGCATCCTGCTCATTGATGAGATAGGCTTTGAAGCCTTTACATTCAAAAAACTGGGCGAACGCATAGGCAGCAATGAAAGTTCTGTGTACCGCTACTTTGAGAGTAAGCACAAATTACTGCTTTATCTTTCTTCATGGTACTGGAGCTGGATAGAGTACCGCCTTGTTTTTGGCATTGCAAACCTTGTTGTTCCTGAAGACAGGCTGGCGCGTGCCATAACCATTATTACTGAAGAAACCATTGACCAGTCTGACACAGAGCACATCAATGAAGCCATACTGAAACAGATTATCATAGGCAACTTTACAAAAACCTTTCTTACTAAAGAGGTAGATGAAGAGAACCGCAGCGGATTTTTCCAGATATACATTCGCATCATACAGCGTGTGGCTGCCATTGTAAAAGAAGTAAACCCTGAGTATCCGTATGCCGAGAGCCTTGTAAGCACCATTATAGAAGGTGCACTGCACCAGCATTTTCTTAAAGACCACATTTGCAGCATTACTAATTGTAATGAGAAAGTAACCGCTACAGATTTTTACCTGAACCTTATTAACACCGTACTTAACCCCATACAATTATGA